A window of Pedococcus badiiscoriae genomic DNA:
CTAGCCTGTCCGTGTGCAGGGCGTCCTCAACGGGTTCACGACCATCGGCGTCGTCATCGCCGTCGGAGCCCTGCTCGCCCACCTCAGGATCGTCGATCTCGGTGCACAGCAGGTCCTTTCGCGGATCGCGTTCTTCGTCGCCAGCCCCGCCCTGATGGTGATCACGCTGTCCCGGGCCGACGTCCACCAGGTCCTGTCGGCCAACCTCGTCGCGTCGGTCGCGGGCATCACCGTGGCGGCCGGCACCTACATCGTGCTGGCCCGGACGCTCTGGCACCGCTCGCTCGGCGACACGACGATTGGCGCCCTCTCCGCGGCCTACGTCAATGCCGGGAACCTCGGCATCCCGGTGGCGAGTTACGTGCTCGGCAACGCGGCCTTCGTGGCGCCCACCCTGTTGCTGCAGCTGCTGGTCCTGCAACCGCTCGCGCTGGGGTTCCTCGACGCGGACGCCCACGGGCGGTCCCGCTGGTGGCAGCTGCTCACCCGACCGTTCCGCAACCCCCTGACCGTCGGCTCGCTCGTCGGCGTCGTCCTGTCGGTCACCGGGTGGACGTTGCCCACCGTGGCCGCCGCGCCGCTGGGCCTGCTCGGTGACATGGCGGTGCCCTGCATGCTGGTCGCCTACGGGATCGCACTGCGGCTGGGCCCCGGGCTGGGACGGGCGGGGTCGGCAGCCGAGCTCGCGTGCACGTCCACCCTCAAGCTCTTCGTGCAGCCGGTGGTGGCGTGGTTCGTGGCGAGCGTCCTGCTGGGTGTCGAGGGGCACGCGCTGCTCGCGATCGTCGTCACCTCAGCGCTGCCCACGGCGCAGAACATCTTCGTGCACGCGACCCGCTACCACCGCGCCACGGTGCTGGCGCGGGACACCATCCTCATCACGACGGTCGGCGCGGTGCCGGTGATCCTGCTGGTGGCGGCAGTCCTCGGCTGAGGCCGCCCGGATGCCGGTGGGGCGCGTCAGCGGCGGCGAGCGGTTCCGAAGATGGAGCGGGTGATCTCACGACCCAGGACGGTGCCGGCCGAACGCAGGGCGGACTTGAACGCGCTGGACGTGACCACCTGCTCCACCAGGCTCGGCTGCTCCTTGGCCGGCCGTGGTGCGGGCTGGGACGAGGCGGGTGGGCCGGCCTGAGCCGGCGCAGGGGTCGCCGCCTGGGCGCTGGCCGCGGCCTGCTTGGCCTGCAACATCTCGAAGGCGGAGTCGCGGTTGGTGGCCACGGCGTACTTCGCACCCAGGGTCGACGCCGCGATGATGCCCTTGATGGTGGCGTCGTCCGACGGCGCCATCAGCGACTGCGGCGCGATCATCCGGGTCCACGCCACCGGGGTCGGTGCGCCCCGCTCGGACAGCACCGTCACGACGGCCTCACCGGTGCCGAGCGAGGTGAGCAGCTCCTCGAGGTCATAGGCACTGTGCGGGTAGGTGGAGACCGCCGCCTTGAGCGCCTTGGCGTCGTCGGGGGTGTAGGCGCGCAGCGCGTGCTGCACCCGGTTGCCGAGCTGGGCGAGGACGTCGCCGGGCACGTCCTTGGGTGACTGCGTCACGAAGAAGACGCCGACCCCCTTGGACCGGATCAGCCGCACAGTCTGCTGGATCGCGTCGAGGAAGGCCTTGGACGCGCCGTCGAACAGCAGGTGGGCCTCGTCGAAGAAGAAGACCAGGTTGGGCTTCTCCGGGTCACCCACCTCCGGCAGGTCGTGATAGAGGTCGGCCAGCATCCACATCAGGAACGTGGAGAACAGCGCGGGCCGGTCCTGCACCGCCGGCAGCTCGAGGCAGGTCACCAGGCCCTTGCCGTCCGCGGCCGTCCGCAGCAGGTCCTTGGTGTCGAACTCGGGGGTGCCGAAGAACGCCTCCGCGCCCTGGTCGGCGAAGGTGATGAGCTCGCGCAGGATCACCCCGGCCGTGGCCGAGGAGAGGCCGCCGAGCTCCTTGAGGTCTGCCTTGCCCTCGTCGGAGGTCAGGAACGACACGACCGCGCGCAGGTCCTTGAGCTCGTCGAGCCACAGCTGCTTGGAGTCGGCGTAGTGGAACACCAGGCCGAGGCTCGACTCCTGGGTCTCGTTGAGCCCGAGGACCTTGGAGAGCAACGTGGCCCCGAAGGAGGACACGGCCGCGCGGATGGGGATGCCGTTGCCGATCCCGCCGAGCGAGAGGAACTCGGTGGGGTATGCCGTGCCGGTCCACTGCTGCCCGACCTCCGCCGCGCGGGAGGTGATCCGGTCGTTGGCCTGCCCCGGCGTGGCCATGCCCGACAGGTCGCCCTTGATGTCCGCGAGGAAGACGGGCACACCCTGGCCCGAGAGCTGCTCGGCCATCAGCTGCAACGTCTTGGTCTTGCCGGTGCCGGTGGCCCCGGCGACCAGGCCGTGGCGGTTCAGGGTCGCGAGCGGGACCCGCACCGGCGCATCGGGATGGGCAGTGCCGTCGATGACGGTCGCGCCGAAGAGCAGTGCACCCCCTTCGAAGGAGTAGCCAGCCCGGATCTCGTCGAGCTGGGCGTTGGACGTCGCGTGCTTCTCCGGTGTCGCGTTCTCGGTCACCTTCGGCACTCTAGACCGGCCCCCCTGCACTCGGGCAGGTGTGGATTGGATGAAAGGCCGACCACGCGGCATACCCCTATGGTTGCTGGGTGATCTTCAAGAAGGTGGGCGAAGGACGGCCCTATCCCGACCACGGCAAGCAGACCCCCCGGGACTGGGCGGACGTGCCGCCGCGCTTGGTGCGGCTCGAACAGCTCGTCACCACGAAGCGCACCCTCGACCTCGGCCACCTGCTCGCCGAGGACTCCACCTTCTACGGCGACCTGTTCGCGCACGTCGTGGAGTGGGAGGGGACGCTCTACCTCGAGGACGGGCTGCACCGCGCACTGCGTGCCGCTCTTCAGCAGCGTCCTACCCTCCACGCGCGGGTCCTCGTGCTTGACTGACCCCAAGAGTCTGGGGCCGCGATGACGCGGGCGGAGGTGGGTGCATGAGCTACGTCGTGGAGTCGGGCGCCTCTGCAGCGCGTCGCGCCCGCCGACGCCGTGCCCTGATCACGCTGGGCGTCGTGGCGCTGATGCTGTTCTTCGCCTTCTGGTACGCCTACTCGTACTTCCAGACCAGCAACACCAAACCGCGGGCGGTCCCGACACAGACGTGTACGTCGACGTCCGCCGTGCGGACTCCCGCGCAGGTCACCGTCAACGTCTACAACGCGACCGACCGCGCCGGCCTGGCGGCCAGGACGGCGTCCGACGTGCGCAAGCGTGGCTTCAGGGTGTCGGCCGTCAGCAACGACCCGCTGCAGAAGAAGATCGCCGCCGCCGCCGAGGTGCGCTACGGCGCCACCGGTGCCCCGTCGGCCAAGCTCGTGCTGGCCCTGGTCAAGGGATCCAAGGGCGTCAAGGACAGTCGCACCGACTCCTCGGTCGACCTCGTGCTGGGAAACACGTTCACGGCGCTGACGCCTCCCCCCAAGACGACCCCCGCGGCGGCGGCACCAAGCCCCACCGGTTGCTGAGCCGCGCAACCCCGGTCCGGGAGCGGGCTGCGACGTAGGCTCCCCCCATGATCACGGTGGAGCTGTCGCGCAGCCTCAGCCAGGGCGGGGTGCTCTGGGAGCCCGTGCCGGGCGACCGGTTCACGATCGACCAGCCGAACGTCGTCGGTGAGGTGTTCTGGATCAGCCACCTGACCATCGACGTGCACACCTTCAAGGGACAGCCGTTGTTGGGCTTCAACGGGACCACCGAGTGGGCACTCGACTCGGTGACCCTCGACACCGCCCTGTGGATGCCCCGCGAGGACCAGCTGCGGGTGCTGCTCGGCGAGCGGTTCGCGGGACTGCACCGCGACGGCGACGAGTGGGTCGTCCAGGTGGACGGCGAAGGGGGCCGGGGCACCTTCCGTGACCCCGACCCCGAGTGCGCCTACGCGCTGGCGCTGTTGAGCGTCGTGTGACGACCCGCTAGTGCGAGGTCGCCATGGTGCCCCGGTGATGCGACCGGGTGACCTGGAGATCCGCCGCGCCGACGACGAGGACGACGGCACCGACGATCCACGCGGTCCACGAGATCGGCCGGGTGCCGCTGAATCCCATGATCCAGGGGGCGGCGACCATGAGGGCGCCCATGAGGGCCGTGAGCCCCTCGATGGACATCATGTCCGGCCGCACCAGCTCGATCAGGGCGAGGACGGCGGTGATGGCACCGAGCACGACCATGGTGGTGGTCGCCCGTGTCGTCGTGGTGGTCCACAACGGCGAGAGGGCTGCGTAGGCGCCAGCGATCAGAGCAACGAGATCCTGTGGATGGGTCCATCGCTTCATGGTGGTCACAACCAGCTTTCCTTGAAGATGGTCCGTCGATCCTAGGCGGGCCGAACACCTTGATTGTCTTCCCTCCCAACGAGGTTGGCAATCATCGGCAGGTCCGTCGCGGCCGCTAGGTGGAGGACCCCATCCGCCTCAGGGTGGCGAGCCGCCGCTCGTACTCCTGCTCGTCGATCTCCCCCGCGGCATAGCGCTCGGCGAGCTTGGCCTCCCCGGCGCGCGTCCCGAAGTGGCCCTGCATGCTCCGCCAGCGGCGCATCCCGAAGAACCGGAACGTGGCGAAGATGGCGATGATGAACACCAGCCACAGCAAGGGGAACAGCGGCCACCACGGGCCCGGGCCGTTCCAGTGGTCGTTGTCCGCGGCCAGCGTGGCCGCGGTGGCGCCGGCGATGATGCTCGTCATGATGACTCCTTGGTCGGATTGGGCTGACACCTCAATCCTTCGGCGGGAGAGCACCTTTCGAATCCCACCGGAGGAGACACCTCCCCTGCTCCCCTCGGCGTAGACCGTGACTCCTGGACTACTCCGGCTCGTGGACTACTCCGACCCTTGGACTACTCCGACCAGCCGGGGCGGACCAGGCCGGACTCGTAGGCCAGCACCACGAGCTGGGCCCGGTCGCGGACCCCGAGCTTGACCATCGCCCGGCTGACATGGGTCTTGGCGGTGGCGGGGCTGAGGAACAGCCGCTGGGCGATCTCGTCGTTGGTGAGGCCCTCCCCGACGAGCGCGACGACCTCCCGCTCCCGGTCGGTGAGCTCCGCGAGGCGGCCGGCCGCCGGTGCTGCGTGGGGGCGGCTGCGGGTGGCGAACTCGCCGATGAGGCGCCGCGTGACGCCCGGGCTGAGCAGGGCGTCACCGGCCGCGACCGCGCGCACCCCGCGCAGCAGCTCGGCGGGTTCGGTGTCCTTGACGAGGAACCCGCTGGCGCCGATCCGGACCGCCTCGAAGACGTACTCGTCGAGGTCGAAGGTCGTCAGCACCACCACCCGCGTGCCTGCGAGCCGCTCGTCGGCCGCGATCTGGCGGGTGGCCTCCAGGCCGTCGGTGCCGGGCATCCGGATGTCCATCAGCACCACGTCGGGCAGCGTGTCACGCACCACGGCCACAGCCTCGCCCCCGTCGGCCGCCTCGCCCACCACCTCGATGTCGTCCTCCGCGTCGAGCAGCGCACGGATCCCTGCCCGGAGCAGCGCCTGGTCGTCGGCCAGCACCACCCGGATCACCGCTGGCCACCGGTCGGCAGGTCGGCCTCGACGCGCAGTCCGCCGCCCGCCCCCGGGCCGACCCGCAGCTCGCCACCCAGGGCGCGAGCGCGCTCCTGCATGCCGCTGATCCCGTTGCCCTGCACCAAGTTCGACACCTTCGAGCCCCTGTCCCCATCGTCCTCGATCGTGACCGCGAGCCTGTCAGCCCCGTAGTCGAGCATCACCATGGCACGCTGCGCGTGGGCGTGTCGGACGATGTTGGTGATCGCCTCCTGCACGATCCGGTATGCCGCGAGCTCCACGGCCGCGGACAGTGGCCTCGGCTGCCCCGTCACCGTCTTGGTCACCCGCAGACCCGCGTGACCGCTGCGCTCCACGATGTCGTCGATCCCGGCCAGTGTGGCCACCGGGGACCGTGGGGCGGGGACCCCGTCGAGGCGCAGGACGTCGATGAGTGACCTGAGCTCGGTGAGCGCTTCCTTGCTCGCGTCGCGGATGGCGACCAGGGCAGGTTCGACCTGCTCGGGCCGGCGATCGGCCAGGTGCAGGGCGACGCCGGCCTGCACGTTGATGAGGGACATGTGGTGCGCCACCACGTCATGCAGCTCCTGCGCGATCCGGAGCCGTTCCTCGCCGGCTTGCCGAAGTCTCGTCTCACGCATCGCCTGCCGGTAGGTCGCGGCTCGCTCTCGCCAGCCGCGCACCACCTCGGCGAACGCGAGCAGCACGAGGACCCACGCGAGCAGACCTCCGGCCGCCGGCCACGACCAGGGTGCCGTGTGGAAGGCAAGCCGGCCCAGGGCGTCGCCGGCCAGCACGGCCGCTGCGCCCAGCCAGGCGACGACGCGGTGACCTCGCACGACCGCTGCCACCAGCCCGATGGCGAGACCGAGGAACACCGGTCCGTAGGCGTACCCGCGCAGGAGGTACGCGGAGGCCGCCGCGGCGATGGCTGCCATGGCCTGCACCGGGAACCGCCGTTGCACCGTGATCGCCAGTGGTGCCACCAGGAGCAGCGCGAACGCCAGAGCGTCCAGCGGCCTGCGGGTCGGCTGCGCGTGCGACGCCCCGACGCTGCCGCCGAGCTGGATGACGCCCACCACCAGGGCCAGCAGGTACCGGGGAACCGCGGGAGCCTCCCCGTGCGCCCACTGCTGCCGACCGCGCATCCAGGGGGGACCCCAGGGCAGGTCGGCCGGCTCACGCATACCGCCCAGCCTAGGGACCGCCACGCGGAGGCGGCGTCCCCCGCAGGAGGCAACGCGGCATACCCCCTGCGGCGTAGGCGGTGACGACCAAGGGCGGTGACGTCCGACGGAGGTGACGACCAACGGGTTTGCGCGAACTGCCCATGGCGCGAGGCGCGAAACTGCGGGATCCTGCGAGAGGGCGCCATCGCCCACTCAGGAGGTGACGCCATGGCTGCGACCGTCTCCCCCACGGAGTCATCATCGGCCGGGCGCGGCCGTGAGCAGCGGATCGTGCGCTCGCCGTTCCCGCGCATCGGCGACTACGCCTTCGTCTCCGACTGCCAGGTCACCGCGCTCATCGCCCCCAGTGGCAACGTCGAGTGGATGTGCCTGCCACGGATGGACTCCCCCAGCGTGTTCGGCGCCATCCTGGACCGCGACGCAGGCGGCTTCCGGCTCGGGCCGGCCGACATGCTGGTGCCCACGGCTCGCCGCTACCTCCCGGGGACGATGATCCTGGAGACGTCGTGGGGCACACCGAGCGGCTGGATCATCGTGCGCGACGCCCTGCTGATGGGGCCGTGGCACCACGAGACGGAGCGGGCCCACCGCTACCGGCGGGCACCCACCGACTACGACGCCGAGCACGTGCTGCTGCGGACCATCCGCTGCGTGAACGGCGAGGTGCAGCTGGCGCTCAACTGCGCTCCCGTCTTCGACTACGGCCGCAGGCAGGCGGTCTGGTCCTTCTTCGGCGAGGACTACCACTCGGCCGTCGCCCAGGGCAACGGCCACGACCTCAAGGTGCGCCTCACCACAGACATGCGGCTGGGCATCGAGGGGCCGCAGGCGACGGTGCGCACCCTCATGAAGGAGGGCGACACGCACTACGCGGCCCTCTCGTGGACCGAGCACGAACCACCGATGACGTTCGCCGACGCCTACCGCCGACAGGTGTGGACGGCACACCACTGGCAGCACTGGCTCGCGCGCGGCAAGTTCCCCGACCACCCGTGGCGGACCCACCTGGAGCGCAGCGCCCTCACCCTCAAGGGCTTGAGCTATGCGCCCACGGGGGCCCTGATCGCCGCGCCGACGACCTCGCTGCCCGAGACGCCCAAGGGCGAACGCAACTGGGACTACCGCTACACCTGGATCCGCGACTCGACCCTTGCACTCTGGGCCCTGGACACGCTCGGGTTCGACTGGGAGGCAAGCGACTTCTTCTGGTTCATCGCCGACCTCGCCGAGTCGTCCGACGTGCTCCAGATCATGTATGGCATCGCCGGCGAGAAGGACCTGTCCGAGAGCACCCTCGACCACCTCACCGGCTACGACGGCGCGCGCCCGGTGCGGATCGGCAACGGCGCGTTCGACCAGAAGCAGCACGATGTCTGGGGAGCCATCCTCGACTCGGTGTGGATCCACACGAAGTCGCGGGACACCCTGGACGAGCGGCTCTGGCCCATCCTGTCGGCCTTCGTCGAGGCGGCGATCGAACACTGGCGGGAGCCGGACCGGGGCATCTGGGAGGTCCGCGGCGAGCCGAGGCACTTCACCTCCTCGAAGGTCATGTGCTGGGTGGCTGCGGACCGCGGCAGCAAGCTCGCCCGGGTGCGCGAGAACTTCGAGCTGGCACAGCGCTGGCAGGAGGCCGCGGACGAGATTCACGCCGACATCTGCGCCCACGGCGTCGACGACCGGGGCGTCTTCACCCAGCACTACGACACCGACGCGCTGGATGCCTCGAACCTGCTCATGCCCCTGGTCGGCTTCCTGCCTGCCGACGACCCCCGGCTCCACGACACCGTCGTCGCCATCGCGGACGAGCTCACCGACGACGGCCTGGTCCTGCGCTACCGGGTGGAGGAGACCGACGACGGCCTGTCGGGTGAGGAGGGGACGTTCACGATCTGCTCGTTCTGGCTGGTGTCGTGCCTGGCCATCGTGGGCGAGAAGCATCGTGCCCGTCGCCTGTGCGAACGCCTGCTCAACCTCGCGACGCCGCTTGGCCTGTATGCCGAGGAGATCGACGCCGCGAGCGGGCGTCACCTCGGCAACTTCCCCCAGGCCTTCACCCACCTGGGACTGATCAACGCGGTGCTCAAGGTGATCGCCGCCGAGGAGCTGGATGACGACGAGCCGCTGTCGCCCTAGGAGCGGGCGCGGCTTCAGGAGAGGGCGATGAGGGCGCCGATCGCGAAACCAGCTGCTGCGAGCCAGAGCAGAGTCGGGAGTGCCGACCACAGACGGGACATGACCTCTCCTCAGGTGGTGGTGTAGACGACGCCGTCGCGGACGACGACGGGCACCGCTGGCAGGGGACGCGTCGCCGGCCCGGCGATCACCGCGCCGCTGGTGGCGTCGAAACGGCTGCCATGGCAGGGGCACACGATCGCCCCGGCCGCCACCGACGACACCGGGCAGCCCTGGTGCGTGCAGATCGCCGAGAATCCGTGGACGTCCTCGCCGGCTCCGCGCGTGAGGACGATCGAGTCGTTGCCGACGACCAGCCCTCCTCGGCTGGGCACCTGGTCGAGGCGAGCCAGCTGACGATCGCGGTGAGCGGCGATGGGGCCGTAGGCATTGGCCGCCGTGCCGGGTCGGGTGACCTCGGACCGCGCGGCTCGCGCGACCACGAAGCCGGCGACCGCAGCAACCCCCGCAACGGCTGCCCCTTGCAGGAGGGAGCGACGCGACAGCGGGGGGATCGGCACGCAGGCCTCCTCTCAGAACAGGGGCAGGCCCGACCGGGTGAAGAACCAGAGAGCGGCGCTCAGCCAGGTCAGCACGAGCGAGCCGAGCACCGTCCCGCCGAGCACGGGGAGTGCCCAGCCCGGGGCTGTCTGGAGCCGCAGGCCGAGCATCTTCGCGGCATACGCCCCGTAGAAGACGCAGCCGGCGACACCGTGCAGCAGCACCCGCGGGCTGGAGACCCCGAAGCCCAACGCCCACAGGCAGTGGAAGGCGACCGGGAGGGTGGCCACGAAGGCGATGCTGCCGCTCCACCGGTGCAGGGGGGCGACCCAGTCCGGCGCCGCTCCAGCTCCCGGTAGCCGACCCCACATCCACAGCGCGGTGAGCAGCTGCGCGACGAGCAGGGCGACGGCGAGGGCACCCAGCCAGACCTTCATCTGGAGCATGCCCGAGAAGCCCAAGGTGAGCAGCGGGCGCGCGCTCGGCGTGTGCACCTTGGCGTAGGCACCCAGGGCGACGCTGACCCCGGCGCCGCCGAGCAGCGCGGCGCTGAAACCACCCCGAGCCAGCACACCTGCGGCTCGGACGTCGTGCGACGCCATGGCGCCATGGTCCCACCGACGCGGGGCGGGTCGCTCCGCCAAACGGCGGGGTCGTCTGCGGTCCGACCTCAGCCCTGCGAGCTCAGGGGTCGTGGCTCAGCAGTCGTGGCTCAGCAGTCGTGGCTCGGCGGTCCTAGCGCAGACCGCTCCGAGCTCAGCCGTCGGTCAGCGTGGTCCGCGGGATCCGCGCCCCGCGGAGAACGCAGCGATGCCGCCGCCCGAACGCGAGGTGCCCTGGCTCGACCCACGGCGGGCCGACGAGCTGCGCTGCTGGGAACCGGAGGATCGGCCGCCCTGGCCGCCGCCCTGGCCGCGCGAGTCCTGCTGGCGCGACGAGGACTCGGAGCGCGAGGACTGCGAGCGCGAGGACTGCGACGAGCCACTGCGACCGCGGCCACCGCCTGCGGAGGAGCGCCCGGCGCCCCCCTGCTGACGGGGTGCGCCAGAGCCGCCCCGACCGCGCGATCCGTTGCCGTTGGCGGGCTTCTCGACCACCGGAGCCGGCGTGACGAGGTCCGCCGCGGGTCCGGTCAGGTCGCCGATGGCTGGGTGGCCGGGGGCGACGTCGACGGCGGTGGGCTTGATGCCGGCCTGACGCATGAGGGTGCGGGTGTCACCGCGCTCCTCGGGCGTGCTGACGGTGACGACGACGCCCTCGGCGCCGGCCCGGGCCGTGCGCCCGGAACGGTGCAGGTAGGCCTTGTGCTCGGCCGGGGGGTCGACGTGCACGACCAGGCTGACGCCGTCCAC
This region includes:
- a CDS encoding AEC family transporter, giving the protein MQGVLNGFTTIGVVIAVGALLAHLRIVDLGAQQVLSRIAFFVASPALMVITLSRADVHQVLSANLVASVAGITVAAGTYIVLARTLWHRSLGDTTIGALSAAYVNAGNLGIPVASYVLGNAAFVAPTLLLQLLVLQPLALGFLDADAHGRSRWWQLLTRPFRNPLTVGSLVGVVLSVTGWTLPTVAAAPLGLLGDMAVPCMLVAYGIALRLGPGLGRAGSAAELACTSTLKLFVQPVVAWFVASVLLGVEGHALLAIVVTSALPTAQNIFVHATRYHRATVLARDTILITTVGAVPVILLVAAVLG
- a CDS encoding helicase HerA-like domain-containing protein, translated to MPRGRPFIQSTPARVQGGRSRVPKVTENATPEKHATSNAQLDEIRAGYSFEGGALLFGATVIDGTAHPDAPVRVPLATLNRHGLVAGATGTGKTKTLQLMAEQLSGQGVPVFLADIKGDLSGMATPGQANDRITSRAAEVGQQWTGTAYPTEFLSLGGIGNGIPIRAAVSSFGATLLSKVLGLNETQESSLGLVFHYADSKQLWLDELKDLRAVVSFLTSDEGKADLKELGGLSSATAGVILRELITFADQGAEAFFGTPEFDTKDLLRTAADGKGLVTCLELPAVQDRPALFSTFLMWMLADLYHDLPEVGDPEKPNLVFFFDEAHLLFDGASKAFLDAIQQTVRLIRSKGVGVFFVTQSPKDVPGDVLAQLGNRVQHALRAYTPDDAKALKAAVSTYPHSAYDLEELLTSLGTGEAVVTVLSERGAPTPVAWTRMIAPQSLMAPSDDATIKGIIAASTLGAKYAVATNRDSAFEMLQAKQAAASAQAATPAPAQAGPPASSQPAPRPAKEQPSLVEQVVTSSAFKSALRSAGTVLGREITRSIFGTARRR
- a CDS encoding type II toxin-antitoxin system VapB family antitoxin; amino-acid sequence: MIFKKVGEGRPYPDHGKQTPRDWADVPPRLVRLEQLVTTKRTLDLGHLLAEDSTFYGDLFAHVVEWEGTLYLEDGLHRALRAALQQRPTLHARVLVLD
- a CDS encoding LytR C-terminal domain-containing protein; amino-acid sequence: MSYVVESGASAARRARRRRALITLGVVALMLFFAFWYAYSYFQTSNTKPRAVPTQTCTSTSAVRTPAQVTVNVYNATDRAGLAARTASDVRKRGFRVSAVSNDPLQKKIAAAAEVRYGATGAPSAKLVLALVKGSKGVKDSRTDSSVDLVLGNTFTALTPPPKTTPAAAAPSPTGC
- a CDS encoding SPW repeat domain-containing protein, giving the protein MKRWTHPQDLVALIAGAYAALSPLWTTTTTRATTTMVVLGAITAVLALIELVRPDMMSIEGLTALMGALMVAAPWIMGFSGTRPISWTAWIVGAVVLVVGAADLQVTRSHHRGTMATSH
- a CDS encoding SHOCT domain-containing protein, which codes for MTSIIAGATAATLAADNDHWNGPGPWWPLFPLLWLVFIIAIFATFRFFGMRRWRSMQGHFGTRAGEAKLAERYAAGEIDEQEYERRLATLRRMGSST
- a CDS encoding response regulator, translated to MIRVVLADDQALLRAGIRALLDAEDDIEVVGEAADGGEAVAVVRDTLPDVVLMDIRMPGTDGLEATRQIAADERLAGTRVVVLTTFDLDEYVFEAVRIGASGFLVKDTEPAELLRGVRAVAAGDALLSPGVTRRLIGEFATRSRPHAAPAAGRLAELTDREREVVALVGEGLTNDEIAQRLFLSPATAKTHVSRAMVKLGVRDRAQLVVLAYESGLVRPGWSE
- a CDS encoding sensor histidine kinase is translated as MREPADLPWGPPWMRGRQQWAHGEAPAVPRYLLALVVGVIQLGGSVGASHAQPTRRPLDALAFALLLVAPLAITVQRRFPVQAMAAIAAAASAYLLRGYAYGPVFLGLAIGLVAAVVRGHRVVAWLGAAAVLAGDALGRLAFHTAPWSWPAAGGLLAWVLVLLAFAEVVRGWRERAATYRQAMRETRLRQAGEERLRIAQELHDVVAHHMSLINVQAGVALHLADRRPEQVEPALVAIRDASKEALTELRSLIDVLRLDGVPAPRSPVATLAGIDDIVERSGHAGLRVTKTVTGQPRPLSAAVELAAYRIVQEAITNIVRHAHAQRAMVMLDYGADRLAVTIEDDGDRGSKVSNLVQGNGISGMQERARALGGELRVGPGAGGGLRVEADLPTGGQR
- a CDS encoding glycoside hydrolase family 15 protein → MAATVSPTESSSAGRGREQRIVRSPFPRIGDYAFVSDCQVTALIAPSGNVEWMCLPRMDSPSVFGAILDRDAGGFRLGPADMLVPTARRYLPGTMILETSWGTPSGWIIVRDALLMGPWHHETERAHRYRRAPTDYDAEHVLLRTIRCVNGEVQLALNCAPVFDYGRRQAVWSFFGEDYHSAVAQGNGHDLKVRLTTDMRLGIEGPQATVRTLMKEGDTHYAALSWTEHEPPMTFADAYRRQVWTAHHWQHWLARGKFPDHPWRTHLERSALTLKGLSYAPTGALIAAPTTSLPETPKGERNWDYRYTWIRDSTLALWALDTLGFDWEASDFFWFIADLAESSDVLQIMYGIAGEKDLSESTLDHLTGYDGARPVRIGNGAFDQKQHDVWGAILDSVWIHTKSRDTLDERLWPILSAFVEAAIEHWREPDRGIWEVRGEPRHFTSSKVMCWVAADRGSKLARVRENFELAQRWQEAADEIHADICAHGVDDRGVFTQHYDTDALDASNLLMPLVGFLPADDPRLHDTVVAIADELTDDGLVLRYRVEETDDGLSGEEGTFTICSFWLVSCLAIVGEKHRARRLCERLLNLATPLGLYAEEIDAASGRHLGNFPQAFTHLGLINAVLKVIAAEELDDDEPLSP
- a CDS encoding Rieske 2Fe-2S domain-containing protein, whose product is MPIPPLSRRSLLQGAAVAGVAAVAGFVVARAARSEVTRPGTAANAYGPIAAHRDRQLARLDQVPSRGGLVVGNDSIVLTRGAGEDVHGFSAICTHQGCPVSSVAAGAIVCPCHGSRFDATSGAVIAGPATRPLPAVPVVVRDGVVYTTT
- a CDS encoding DUF6529 family protein; this encodes MASHDVRAAGVLARGGFSAALLGGAGVSVALGAYAKVHTPSARPLLTLGFSGMLQMKVWLGALAVALLVAQLLTALWMWGRLPGAGAAPDWVAPLHRWSGSIAFVATLPVAFHCLWALGFGVSSPRVLLHGVAGCVFYGAYAAKMLGLRLQTAPGWALPVLGGTVLGSLVLTWLSAALWFFTRSGLPLF